A DNA window from Methylocystis heyeri contains the following coding sequences:
- a CDS encoding type 1 glutamine amidotransferase domain-containing protein → MKVLMVLTSHDRLGDTGRKTGFWLEELAAPYYVFKDAGAEITLASPKGGCPPLDPKSSEPGFQTDITRRFEKDADANAELAVTARLESVRQEDYDTVFYPGGHGPMWDLAEDEYSIKLLESFLAAGKTVALVCHASGALRHVKTPDGKPLVAGKTVTGFTNGEEEEVGLTRIVPFLVEDELMGLGAVFSKVRNWGVHSVADGRLITGQNPASSGPAARLLIETLSKKK, encoded by the coding sequence ATGAAGGTCCTGATGGTGCTTACGTCTCACGACCGGCTCGGCGACACGGGACGCAAGACCGGCTTCTGGCTGGAGGAGCTTGCGGCTCCTTACTATGTCTTCAAGGACGCCGGCGCCGAGATCACCCTCGCATCGCCAAAGGGCGGCTGTCCGCCGCTTGATCCCAAGAGCAGCGAGCCGGGCTTTCAGACCGATATCACCCGTCGGTTCGAGAAGGACGCCGACGCCAACGCCGAGCTCGCCGTCACCGCGCGGCTCGAAAGCGTCAGGCAGGAAGACTACGATACTGTCTTCTATCCCGGCGGTCATGGGCCGATGTGGGATCTCGCGGAAGACGAGTATTCGATCAAGCTGCTGGAATCCTTTCTGGCCGCCGGCAAGACCGTTGCGTTGGTCTGCCACGCTTCCGGCGCGTTGCGCCATGTCAAGACCCCCGACGGCAAGCCGCTTGTTGCGGGCAAGACCGTGACCGGCTTCACCAATGGCGAGGAAGAAGAAGTCGGCCTGACCAGGATTGTGCCTTTCTTGGTCGAGGACGAATTGATGGGCCTCGGCGCCGTTTTTTCCAAGGTCAGGAACTGGGGGGTGCATTCGGTCGCCGACGGCCGGCTGATCACGGGGCAGAATCCGGCTTCGTCGGGCCCCGCCGCGAGGCTTCTGATTGAAACGCTGAGCAAGAAGAAATAA
- a CDS encoding carbonic anhydrase, producing the protein MLHRRKFLLGLMACPLCARGAVAEGPHWEYETPGAWGELDPAYKVCAVGQEQSPIDLKDAISADFGRIAIDWKPQAFPILNNGHTIQADAGPGAGSLRIGKEKYELKQFHFHTPAEHAVNGKLAAMEVHFVHARADGKLAVVGAFLNGGGKNSAFSRIMKAAPTTQGEARLDKPLNPRTLAPAQGPIFRYEGSLTTPPCSEIVDWNIFAAPVRVAQADIDAFRKIFPHNARPLQGLNRRFVLRGK; encoded by the coding sequence ATGTTGCACAGACGCAAATTTCTCCTGGGCCTGATGGCCTGTCCCCTCTGCGCCAGGGGCGCCGTCGCGGAAGGGCCCCATTGGGAATATGAAACGCCGGGCGCATGGGGCGAACTCGATCCCGCGTACAAGGTCTGCGCCGTCGGCCAGGAACAGTCCCCGATCGACCTCAAGGACGCGATTTCCGCCGATTTCGGCCGCATCGCCATCGACTGGAAGCCGCAGGCCTTCCCCATTCTCAACAATGGCCACACCATTCAGGCCGACGCCGGGCCGGGCGCCGGTTCTCTGCGGATCGGCAAGGAAAAATACGAACTCAAGCAGTTCCATTTTCATACGCCCGCGGAGCACGCCGTGAACGGGAAGCTCGCCGCGATGGAGGTCCATTTCGTCCACGCCCGCGCGGATGGAAAACTCGCCGTGGTCGGGGCCTTTCTGAACGGCGGAGGCAAGAACTCGGCCTTTTCGCGCATCATGAAAGCCGCCCCCACGACGCAGGGCGAGGCCCGGCTCGACAAGCCCTTGAACCCGCGCACGCTGGCGCCGGCGCAAGGGCCGATCTTCCGCTATGAGGGCTCGCTGACCACGCCGCCCTGCTCCGAAATCGTCGACTGGAACATATTCGCCGCTCCGGTCCGGGTCGCGCAGGCGGACATCGACGCCTTCCGTAAAATATTCCCCCACAACGCCCGGCCGCTGCAGGGCCTGAACCGGCGGTTCGTGCTGCGGGGAAAATAA
- a CDS encoding PDZ domain-containing protein has translation MSFGKSFAVLLALLLACDGAGAAAKAPRRPAPKAARALPFRIDAGRILLEATFKTPDGKDRKALVWFNMGMKAPILTKALYRELGLAEGAPLRLIVGDKILEAGPGEATEGYAGFGGTDFSNNFGPHPVEAMLPARLFLDYRLTLDYNKSVLSLSSPDGPPPKGPSAPIAVNPETGLASVEAMIDGHAYAFVIDAGSGYSWMRGAVLSSWLEAHPQWRRAEGAMGPANYNMLDFDFEKRGTLARLPVIMIGDIELKDVGVLGTAPTPLGAFVDGVFGDIFWDNWQKSAAAPVVGWLGQNAFSRYELTIDYPNKISYWRATGPGDAEDLDSPGVTLVRREGRYFIGGLVKTEDAAAPQGVALGDELVAVDDLSLRDASKGAVLAALHGKPGEKRRLTLFRDGAARTVEAPVLDLQ, from the coding sequence ATGTCTTTTGGAAAATCCTTCGCGGTCCTTCTCGCGCTGCTTCTCGCCTGCGACGGCGCCGGCGCGGCGGCGAAAGCCCCCCGTCGTCCTGCCCCGAAGGCCGCGCGCGCCCTGCCCTTTCGGATCGACGCCGGCCGCATTCTGCTGGAGGCGACGTTCAAAACTCCGGACGGAAAAGACCGCAAGGCGCTGGTCTGGTTCAACATGGGCATGAAGGCCCCCATCCTGACCAAAGCCCTATACCGCGAGCTGGGCTTGGCCGAGGGCGCGCCACTGCGGCTTATCGTCGGCGACAAGATTCTCGAAGCGGGGCCCGGCGAGGCCACTGAGGGCTACGCCGGCTTCGGCGGGACCGATTTTTCCAATAATTTCGGCCCCCACCCGGTCGAAGCGATGCTGCCTGCCCGGCTGTTTCTCGATTACCGGCTCACCCTCGATTACAACAAGAGCGTCTTGTCCTTGTCGTCGCCCGACGGCCCTCCGCCGAAGGGCCCTTCCGCGCCGATCGCCGTCAACCCCGAGACCGGGCTCGCCAGCGTCGAGGCGATGATCGACGGGCACGCCTACGCCTTCGTCATAGATGCGGGCTCCGGCTACAGCTGGATGCGGGGGGCGGTTCTCTCCTCCTGGCTCGAAGCTCACCCCCAATGGCGCCGCGCCGAAGGCGCGATGGGCCCGGCGAATTACAACATGCTGGATTTCGATTTCGAAAAGCGCGGAACCCTCGCCCGCCTGCCTGTGATCATGATCGGCGACATCGAACTGAAGGACGTCGGCGTGCTGGGCACAGCGCCGACCCCCCTGGGCGCCTTCGTCGACGGCGTGTTCGGCGATATTTTTTGGGACAATTGGCAAAAATCCGCTGCCGCGCCCGTGGTCGGCTGGCTGGGGCAGAACGCTTTCTCCCGCTATGAGCTCACCATCGACTACCCCAACAAAATCTCTTATTGGCGGGCCACAGGGCCTGGCGACGCCGAAGATCTCGACAGCCCCGGCGTCACGCTGGTGCGGCGCGAGGGGCGCTACTTTATCGGCGGGCTGGTCAAAACCGAAGACGCCGCTGCGCCCCAAGGCGTCGCCCTCGGCGACGAGCTTGTGGCCGTGGACGATCTCTCCTTGAGGGACGCCTCCAAAGGCGCTGTGCTTGCGGCCCTGCATGGAAAACCCGGCGAAAAGCGCCGGCTCACTTTGTTTCGGGATGGCGCAGCCCGAACGGTCGAAGCGCCGGTGCTCGATCTGCAATGA
- a CDS encoding TPM domain-containing protein, which translates to MRISEEDARRVAQAIREAERKTAAEIVCVLARRSSDYAYVPALWAAFVALAAPWPLIAFSHLPVRLIFATQIAVFIISAALFSLPALRIALTPRRIMRARAHRAAVEQFFTRGVSGVDNRSGVLIFVSLAERYARIVPDIGVAEKIGQEEWRGALDLLLAETREGRIADGFVAAIEESARLLSRHIPPGGKDELPNRLYLM; encoded by the coding sequence ATGCGGATCAGCGAGGAAGACGCAAGGCGCGTCGCCCAGGCCATCCGGGAAGCCGAACGGAAAACCGCGGCCGAAATCGTCTGCGTGCTGGCGCGGCGCTCCTCGGATTACGCCTATGTCCCGGCGCTCTGGGCGGCTTTCGTCGCGCTCGCGGCGCCCTGGCCCCTCATCGCCTTCAGCCACCTGCCGGTAAGGCTCATCTTCGCGACGCAAATCGCGGTCTTCATAATCTCGGCGGCGCTGTTCTCCCTGCCCGCGCTGCGCATTGCGCTCACCCCGCGCCGCATCATGCGGGCGCGCGCCCATCGCGCCGCCGTGGAGCAGTTTTTCACCCGCGGCGTCAGCGGCGTCGACAACCGCAGCGGCGTGCTGATCTTCGTTTCTCTCGCCGAGCGTTATGCGCGCATCGTCCCGGACATCGGCGTCGCCGAAAAAATCGGCCAGGAGGAATGGCGCGGCGCGCTCGATCTGCTGCTTGCGGAAACCCGCGAAGGCCGCATCGCGGACGGCTTCGTCGCCGCGATAGAGGAATCGGCCCGGCTGCTCTCCCGCCATATTCCTCCCGGCGGAAAGGATGAATTGCCGAACCGGCTTTATCTGATGTGA
- a CDS encoding D-amino-acid transaminase, whose product MSGVAYVNGDFVPLSEAKVSVLDRGFLFGDGIYEVAAVLGGRLIDNEAHLARLERSLKEAALATPVPFAEIPKLQRELIARNALAEGLVYLQVTRGAAPRDFAFPKDAAPTLVMFVQEKNLLCSPAAEAGVAVKTVPDLRWARRDIKSVSLLAQVFAKQEAAAGGCQEAWMTDPAGMVTEGASSSAFIVTKADKIVTRPNSREILPGCTRKAVAALAERCSLEVEERAFSVAEALAAEEAFITSATAFVLPVVSIDGVKIGAGVPGERTRRLREIYIEFALATAE is encoded by the coding sequence TTGAGCGGCGTCGCTTATGTGAACGGGGATTTCGTTCCCCTGTCGGAAGCAAAGGTCTCGGTTCTCGACCGCGGATTTCTGTTCGGAGACGGGATCTACGAAGTCGCGGCCGTGCTCGGAGGCAGGCTGATAGACAATGAAGCCCATCTCGCGAGGCTGGAACGCTCGTTGAAGGAAGCGGCTCTCGCGACTCCCGTCCCCTTCGCCGAAATTCCGAAGCTCCAGCGGGAGCTGATCGCACGCAACGCGCTCGCGGAGGGGCTGGTCTATCTGCAGGTGACCCGCGGCGCGGCGCCCCGCGATTTCGCCTTCCCCAAAGACGCTGCGCCGACGCTGGTGATGTTCGTGCAGGAAAAGAACCTTCTCTGCTCCCCCGCCGCCGAGGCGGGCGTCGCCGTGAAAACCGTGCCCGATCTGCGATGGGCGCGCCGCGACATCAAGAGCGTCTCCCTGCTGGCGCAGGTTTTCGCCAAGCAGGAGGCCGCAGCCGGCGGCTGCCAGGAAGCCTGGATGACCGATCCCGCCGGCATGGTGACCGAAGGCGCTTCGTCCTCGGCTTTCATCGTGACCAAAGCGGATAAAATCGTGACCCGCCCCAACTCCCGCGAGATCCTGCCGGGCTGCACGCGCAAGGCCGTGGCGGCCCTCGCCGAACGCTGCAGTCTCGAGGTCGAGGAGCGGGCCTTTTCGGTGGCCGAGGCGTTGGCGGCCGAGGAAGCTTTCATCACCAGCGCAACGGCTTTCGTGCTTCCGGTCGTCTCGATCGACGGCGTGAAGATCGGGGCGGGCGTTCCGGGCGAAAGGACGAGGCGCCTGCGCGAGATCTATATCGAATTCGCGCTGGCGACGGCGGAGTGA
- a CDS encoding ISAs1 family transposase: protein MSLLITILRDVPDPRSGNATRHELLDILMIALTASICGCEGCVEFADFAEDREELFREVLSLENGLPSHDTFSRLFRQIDPEALAACFGRFLEALGEDGAGVVAIDGKTLRRSFDKAKGASALHVVTAFAADAKLVIGQKAVEDGGNEITAARALIDLLDLTGALVTADAIHCNAPTAQKVLDRGGDWLFALKANRPATLKDVETFLADPEACIAGTFETTDADHGRVETRRHAVVHDVGWLFPKGDKDRPAMPQLSTIGRIETEVERDGRITRSCRYYLSSAKLSAEAFAKAVRAHWSIENGVHWVLDVTFDEDRARNRKDHGAENLATIRKLALNVLKRARPEISIRRKRKRSGWSDAFARSVLGQMR from the coding sequence ATGAGCCTGTTGATCACGATCTTGCGGGATGTTCCCGATCCGCGCAGCGGCAACGCCACGCGGCACGAGTTGCTGGATATTCTGATGATCGCGCTGACGGCGTCGATCTGCGGCTGCGAGGGCTGCGTCGAATTTGCCGACTTTGCCGAGGACCGGGAAGAGCTGTTTCGTGAAGTCCTGAGCCTCGAGAACGGCTTGCCGAGCCACGACACGTTTTCGCGTCTGTTCCGGCAGATCGACCCGGAGGCGCTGGCGGCCTGTTTCGGGCGCTTTCTGGAGGCGCTGGGCGAGGATGGCGCGGGCGTCGTCGCCATCGACGGCAAGACGCTGCGCCGCTCCTTCGACAAGGCCAAAGGCGCCTCGGCGCTGCATGTGGTGACGGCCTTCGCCGCCGATGCGAAGCTGGTCATCGGCCAGAAGGCGGTGGAGGACGGCGGCAACGAGATCACTGCGGCCCGGGCGCTCATCGATCTGCTCGACCTGACCGGCGCGCTGGTGACCGCCGACGCCATCCACTGCAACGCTCCGACGGCGCAGAAGGTGCTCGACCGCGGCGGCGACTGGCTGTTCGCCCTGAAGGCCAACCGCCCGGCGACACTGAAAGATGTGGAGACGTTTCTGGCCGACCCCGAAGCTTGCATCGCCGGGACATTCGAGACGACGGACGCCGATCATGGCCGGGTGGAGACGCGTCGCCACGCGGTCGTTCACGATGTCGGCTGGCTGTTTCCAAAGGGCGACAAGGATCGCCCGGCGATGCCGCAGCTTTCGACCATCGGGCGGATCGAGACAGAGGTCGAGCGCGACGGCAGGATCACGCGGTCCTGCCGCTACTATCTTTCTTCCGCAAAGCTGTCCGCCGAAGCCTTCGCCAAGGCGGTTCGCGCCCACTGGAGCATCGAGAACGGCGTCCACTGGGTGCTGGACGTGACCTTCGACGAGGACAGGGCCCGCAACCGCAAGGATCACGGCGCCGAAAATCTCGCGACCATCCGAAAGCTCGCCCTCAACGTCCTCAAGCGAGCAAGGCCGGAAATCTCCATCCGACGGAAGCGCAAGCGCTCCGGATGGTCCGACGCCTTCGCCAGATCCGTCCTCGGTCAAATGCGATAG
- the ettA gene encoding energy-dependent translational throttle protein EttA, producing the protein MARQFVYHMQGLTKTWPGGKKVLENVNLSFYPDAKIGVLGVNGAGKSTLLRIMAGIDKEFTGEGFVAEGARVGYLPQEPQLDPTLDVRGNVMLGVKAKKDILDRYNDLAMNYSDETADEMTRLQDEIESQNLWDLDSQVDQAMDALGCPPDDADVSKLSGGERRRVALCRLLLEQPELLLLDEPTNHLDAETVNWLEGHLRNYPGAILIVTHDRYFLDNVTGWILELDRGRGIPYEGNYTSWLKQKQKRLSQESSEEKARQRALDAESEWIAASPKARQAKSKARIQRYEELVAKSAEKAPTTAQIIIPVAERLGDNVIEFDHIAKGYGDKLLIDDLSFKLPPGGIVGVIGPNGAGKTTLFRMITGQDKPDSGSITIGDSVQLGYVDQSRDALDDKKTVWEEISGGNEVIYLGKREINSRAYCSNFNFKGADQQKKVGSLSGGERNRVHLAKILKSGANVLLLDEPTNDLDVDTLRALEEALTDFAGCAVVISHDRFFLDRVATHMLAYEGDSHVEWFEGNFADYEEDKKRRLGVDSVIPHRLKYKKFAR; encoded by the coding sequence ATGGCGCGTCAATTCGTCTACCATATGCAAGGCCTGACCAAGACCTGGCCCGGCGGCAAGAAGGTGCTGGAGAACGTCAATCTCTCCTTCTACCCCGACGCCAAGATCGGCGTGCTCGGCGTCAACGGCGCGGGTAAATCCACCCTGCTGCGCATCATGGCCGGCATCGACAAGGAATTCACCGGCGAAGGCTTCGTCGCCGAAGGGGCTCGGGTCGGCTATCTGCCGCAGGAGCCGCAGCTCGATCCGACGCTGGACGTGCGCGGCAATGTCATGCTGGGCGTGAAAGCCAAGAAGGACATTCTCGACCGCTATAACGATCTCGCCATGAATTACTCGGACGAGACCGCGGACGAAATGACCCGGCTGCAGGACGAGATCGAATCTCAAAACCTGTGGGACCTCGACAGCCAGGTCGACCAGGCCATGGATGCGCTGGGCTGCCCGCCCGACGACGCCGACGTGAGCAAGCTCTCGGGCGGAGAGCGCCGCCGCGTCGCTCTGTGCCGCCTGCTTCTGGAGCAGCCCGAGCTGCTGCTGCTCGACGAGCCCACGAACCATCTCGACGCCGAGACCGTCAACTGGTTAGAGGGCCATCTGCGCAACTATCCGGGCGCCATTCTGATCGTCACCCACGATCGCTACTTCCTCGACAATGTAACGGGCTGGATTCTGGAGCTCGATCGCGGCCGCGGCATTCCCTATGAGGGCAATTACACCAGCTGGCTGAAACAGAAGCAAAAACGCCTTTCGCAGGAGAGCAGCGAGGAAAAAGCCCGCCAGCGCGCGCTCGACGCCGAAAGCGAATGGATCGCCGCCTCGCCGAAGGCGCGTCAGGCCAAATCCAAGGCCCGCATCCAGCGTTACGAGGAATTGGTGGCCAAGAGCGCCGAAAAGGCGCCGACCACCGCCCAGATCATCATTCCGGTGGCGGAGCGCCTCGGCGACAATGTCATCGAGTTCGACCACATCGCCAAAGGCTATGGCGACAAGCTGCTGATCGACGATCTCTCCTTCAAGCTGCCGCCTGGCGGCATTGTCGGCGTGATCGGACCCAACGGCGCCGGCAAGACCACGCTGTTCCGCATGATCACCGGACAGGACAAGCCCGATAGCGGCAGCATCACCATCGGCGACAGCGTGCAGCTCGGCTATGTCGACCAGTCGCGCGACGCGCTCGACGACAAAAAAACCGTGTGGGAGGAAATCTCCGGCGGCAATGAAGTGATCTATCTCGGCAAGCGCGAGATCAACTCCCGCGCCTATTGCTCGAACTTCAACTTCAAGGGAGCCGACCAGCAAAAGAAGGTGGGGAGCCTTTCGGGCGGCGAGCGCAACCGCGTGCATCTCGCCAAGATCCTCAAGAGCGGCGCCAATGTTCTGCTGCTCGACGAGCCGACCAACGATCTCGACGTCGACACCTTGCGCGCGCTGGAGGAAGCGCTGACCGATTTCGCCGGCTGCGCCGTGGTGATCTCGCATGATCGCTTCTTCCTCGACCGCGTCGCCACCCATATGCTCGCCTATGAAGGCGACTCCCATGTGGAATGGTTTGAAGGAAACTTCGCCGATTACGAGGAAGACAAGAAGCGCCGCCTCGGGGTCGATTCGGTCATCCCGCACCGGCTGAAATACAAGAAGTTCGCGCGGTAA
- a CDS encoding Fur family transcriptional regulator: MNPESKSHGHPPAPRRLTPARQQALDILIKANRPVGAYEMIELMVDARGKRPAPISVYRALGYLLDNGLAHRLASQNAFVVCGHSHDAEEAVVFLICEACGEVKEATSSELSLELAAVAKSAGFSPRTRVVEIAGLCERCAAGRNPRES; encoded by the coding sequence ATGAACCCAGAGTCGAAATCCCACGGCCATCCGCCCGCCCCGCGCAGGCTGACTCCCGCCCGCCAGCAGGCTCTCGACATTTTGATCAAGGCCAACCGCCCGGTCGGAGCCTATGAAATGATCGAGCTGATGGTCGACGCCAGGGGCAAGCGGCCGGCGCCGATCTCGGTCTACCGCGCGCTCGGCTATCTGCTCGACAACGGCCTCGCCCATCGACTCGCTTCGCAGAACGCTTTTGTCGTCTGCGGGCATTCCCACGACGCCGAGGAGGCGGTCGTGTTCCTGATCTGCGAGGCATGCGGAGAGGTCAAGGAGGCGACCTCCTCGGAACTCTCCCTCGAACTCGCCGCGGTGGCGAAATCGGCCGGCTTTTCCCCGCGCACCCGCGTCGTCGAGATCGCCGGGCTCTGCGAGCGTTGCGCGGCCGGGCGCAACCCCCGCGAAAGCTGA
- the purD gene encoding phosphoribosylamine--glycine ligase, whose translation MNVLLIGSGGREHAIANALVKSPRLKRLFVSPGNPGMAPLGELVEIEVANHRAVADYCRRNGVGLVVVGPEQPLIAGLVDDLAAENILAFGPTKSAARLEGSKGFTKDICRAYGIPTAAYGRFDNAADALNYVRAQGAPIVVKADGLAAGKGVVVAQSLEEAEKAVAAMFAGAFGRSGAEVVVEEFLQGEEASFFALCDGENAVAFSSAQDHKRVGDGDVGPNTGGMGAYSPASIVTPQIEALVQEKIILPTLRAMRELGAPYRGVLYAGLMLTAEGPKLIEYNNRFGDPEAQVILPRLEDDLLELMIAAATGSLAGRAPRFSPRRALTVVLAAKNYPSTPITGTEIRGLERAEAMEDVVVTHAGTRVVAGKLQAAGGRVLNVTALAGTVAEAQARAYRAVDAIDWPGGFCRRDIGWREVAREGK comes from the coding sequence ATGAACGTTCTGCTTATCGGATCGGGCGGGCGGGAGCACGCCATCGCCAACGCCCTGGTCAAGAGCCCGCGGCTGAAGCGGCTTTTCGTCTCTCCCGGCAATCCGGGCATGGCCCCGCTGGGCGAGCTTGTTGAAATAGAGGTCGCCAATCACCGCGCCGTCGCGGATTACTGCCGCCGCAACGGCGTCGGCCTCGTCGTTGTCGGACCCGAGCAGCCCCTGATCGCCGGGCTGGTCGACGATCTCGCCGCCGAAAACATTCTCGCCTTCGGGCCGACGAAATCCGCCGCCCGCCTCGAGGGCTCCAAGGGCTTCACCAAGGACATCTGCCGCGCCTATGGGATTCCCACCGCCGCTTACGGGCGCTTCGACAACGCCGCGGACGCGCTGAACTATGTGCGCGCGCAGGGCGCGCCGATCGTGGTCAAGGCGGATGGGCTTGCGGCCGGCAAGGGCGTCGTCGTGGCGCAGAGCCTGGAAGAGGCCGAAAAGGCCGTGGCGGCGATGTTCGCGGGCGCCTTCGGCCGCTCGGGCGCCGAGGTCGTGGTCGAAGAGTTCCTGCAAGGCGAGGAAGCGTCGTTCTTCGCCCTGTGCGACGGGGAGAACGCGGTCGCCTTCTCCAGCGCGCAGGATCACAAGCGGGTGGGCGACGGCGACGTCGGGCCCAACACCGGCGGCATGGGCGCCTATTCCCCGGCCTCGATCGTGACGCCGCAAATCGAGGCCCTGGTTCAGGAAAAAATCATTCTGCCGACCTTGCGCGCCATGCGTGAGCTCGGCGCGCCCTACAGGGGCGTGCTCTACGCCGGTCTGATGCTCACCGCCGAAGGGCCCAAGCTGATCGAATACAACAACCGTTTCGGCGATCCCGAGGCGCAGGTCATCCTGCCGAGGCTCGAAGACGATCTGCTCGAGCTCATGATTGCGGCGGCGACCGGTTCTCTCGCCGGGCGCGCGCCGCGTTTCTCCCCGCGCCGCGCCTTGACCGTCGTGCTCGCGGCCAAAAACTATCCCTCGACCCCGATCACCGGCACGGAGATTCGCGGCCTGGAGCGCGCCGAGGCGATGGAGGATGTCGTCGTCACCCATGCCGGCACCCGGGTCGTTGCGGGAAAATTGCAGGCCGCGGGCGGGCGCGTTCTCAACGTCACGGCGCTGGCGGGAACAGTGGCCGAGGCGCAGGCCAGGGCCTATCGCGCGGTCGACGCGATCGACTGGCCGGGAGGTTTTTGTCGCCGCGACATCGGCTGGCGCGAGGTCGCGCGGGAGGGGAAATAA
- a CDS encoding TPM domain-containing protein, translating into MANRAFRPIAPDAEAAKLPGVAALAARRAAVALALILTFFLGGAWAAIDFPALEGRVTDQAGILSQPVKTALEDKLKNLEDKSSIQLVVATVRSLQGSDIEAYANGLFRAWKLGLAKKNNGVLFLVAPNDRKMRIEVGYGLEGVLTDAVSSVIIRAAVAPRFKAGDFDGGVERGVDAIIEVLSTDTSEWTRRAASHSASDEQDALLPLLFFLLFVFIIIYMSRNARGRGGGGGPFVILPPSGGSGWGGGSSSFGGDGGFSGGGGSSGGGGASGDW; encoded by the coding sequence ATGGCGAATCGCGCCTTTCGCCCGATCGCTCCGGACGCCGAAGCCGCGAAGCTGCCGGGGGTCGCGGCGCTTGCAGCAAGGCGAGCGGCCGTCGCTCTCGCGCTCATCCTCACATTTTTCCTCGGCGGCGCCTGGGCCGCTATCGATTTTCCGGCGCTGGAAGGGCGCGTCACCGATCAGGCGGGCATACTTTCGCAGCCGGTCAAGACCGCGCTGGAAGACAAACTCAAGAATCTCGAAGACAAATCCAGCATTCAGCTGGTCGTGGCGACCGTGCGCTCGCTGCAGGGATCGGATATCGAGGCATACGCCAACGGGCTGTTTCGCGCCTGGAAGCTCGGCCTCGCCAAGAAGAACAACGGCGTGCTTTTTCTCGTCGCCCCGAACGACAGAAAGATGCGGATCGAGGTCGGCTATGGTCTCGAGGGCGTGCTGACCGACGCGGTCTCCAGCGTGATCATCAGGGCCGCGGTCGCCCCGCGCTTCAAGGCCGGCGACTTCGACGGCGGCGTCGAGAGAGGCGTCGACGCCATCATCGAGGTCCTTTCCACCGACACCAGCGAATGGACGCGGCGCGCAGCCTCGCATAGCGCGTCCGACGAGCAGGACGCTCTCCTGCCGCTGCTGTTTTTCCTGCTGTTCGTTTTCATCATCATATACATGTCACGCAACGCCCGCGGCCGGGGCGGAGGCGGAGGCCCCTTCGTGATCCTGCCGCCATCCGGAGGAAGCGGCTGGGGTGGAGGATCGTCCTCCTTCGGCGGAGACGGAGGCTTTTCGGGCGGGGGCGGCTCCTCCGGCGGCGGCGGCGCTTCAGGAGACTGGTGA
- a CDS encoding YidH family protein, with protein MIKNYTDRAANERTFLAWVRTGVAVIALGFVIEKFSLFLATVATTFGTEPGALHHRLSGVFGRLGGLALVLAGVALVGLSVLRFLRTERLLAAQEDIARDGIERTEFYLLIVTLLAVAAFSAYAALG; from the coding sequence ATGATCAAGAATTACACCGACCGCGCAGCCAATGAGCGCACCTTTCTGGCCTGGGTCAGGACCGGCGTCGCCGTCATTGCGCTGGGTTTCGTCATTGAGAAATTCAGCCTTTTTCTAGCGACCGTCGCGACGACCTTCGGGACCGAGCCCGGCGCGTTGCATCACCGGCTTTCCGGCGTCTTCGGGCGGCTCGGCGGGCTCGCGCTGGTCCTCGCCGGGGTGGCGCTGGTCGGCCTCTCGGTGTTGCGCTTTTTGCGCACCGAACGGCTTCTTGCGGCTCAGGAGGATATCGCGCGCGATGGAATCGAGCGCACGGAGTTCTATCTGTTGATCGTCACTCTTCTGGCCGTCGCGGCGTTCAGCGCCTATGCGGCTTTGGGATAG
- a CDS encoding DUF3828 domain-containing protein: protein MNKPIIGAFVCALMALLCVSPALAEKSPREMVVEIYRLAAGPKGDYSAASPLQQRGVRAEFTPSLRKAMEAMERRSKKLNEPILDFDPITNSQDPSVIDLKIETEKEEAKDATVAASFKQEQAAKTRTTVRYLFKKEAAAWKLDDIAGDASGEKWDLREIIKGE, encoded by the coding sequence ATGAACAAACCGATCATCGGCGCCTTTGTTTGCGCGCTTATGGCGCTGCTGTGCGTTTCTCCTGCGCTGGCGGAAAAATCGCCGCGCGAGATGGTGGTGGAGATCTACCGGCTGGCGGCGGGGCCGAAGGGCGATTACTCGGCCGCCTCGCCGCTTCAGCAGCGCGGCGTTCGCGCCGAGTTCACCCCGTCGCTGCGCAAGGCCATGGAGGCGATGGAGCGGCGCTCCAAAAAGCTCAACGAGCCCATTCTCGATTTCGATCCCATCACCAATTCGCAGGATCCGAGCGTCATCGACCTGAAGATCGAAACCGAGAAAGAAGAGGCGAAGGACGCGACCGTCGCGGCGAGCTTCAAGCAGGAACAGGCCGCCAAGACTCGGACGACGGTCCGTTACCTGTTCAAAAAAGAAGCCGCGGCGTGGAAGCTCGACGACATCGCCGGCGACGCCTCGGGCGAGAAATGGGATTTGAGGGAGATCATCAAGGGGGAGTGA